In one Candidatus Binatia bacterium genomic region, the following are encoded:
- the modA gene encoding molybdate ABC transporter substrate-binding protein, protein MKAFFRRAVVVTMAAAAGLAAPIPRARADDLVVFAAASLKESLEEVVQKFSESGHEKPVLSFGASSALARQIENGAPASLFLSADEQWMDDLAAHHFVASGTSTDLLGNVLVLVAFAAKPFSIEIQPGFALEAVLGSDKLALADPESVPAGRYAKAALESLGVWKNVEPNVVREPDVRSAMAMVERGEARAGIVYRTDAKISDRVVVVGTFPESSHAPIVYPMAIVAGHDDARTRELRDFLMSKAAAEIFRSHGFTVF, encoded by the coding sequence ATGAAAGCGTTTTTTCGCCGCGCCGTCGTGGTCACGATGGCCGCGGCAGCCGGCCTCGCCGCCCCAATACCTCGCGCCCGTGCCGACGACCTCGTCGTCTTCGCCGCCGCCAGCCTCAAGGAATCCCTCGAGGAGGTCGTTCAGAAGTTTTCGGAGAGCGGGCACGAGAAGCCGGTACTTTCCTTCGGTGCTTCCTCGGCGCTCGCGCGCCAGATCGAGAACGGCGCGCCGGCTTCGCTGTTCCTGTCGGCCGACGAGCAGTGGATGGACGATCTTGCGGCCCACCATTTCGTCGCCAGCGGAACCAGCACGGATCTGCTCGGCAACGTGCTTGTGCTCGTCGCTTTCGCAGCGAAGCCCTTCTCGATCGAGATCCAGCCGGGTTTCGCGCTCGAGGCCGTGCTCGGCAGCGACAAGCTGGCCCTGGCGGATCCGGAGTCCGTACCGGCCGGTCGTTACGCGAAAGCGGCGCTGGAAAGCCTCGGCGTGTGGAAAAACGTCGAACCCAACGTCGTGCGCGAACCGGACGTGCGCTCCGCCATGGCCATGGTGGAGCGCGGGGAAGCCCGCGCAGGCATCGTCTACCGCACCGACGCGAAGATCTCCGACCGTGTCGTCGTCGTCGGAACCTTCCCGGAGAGCAGCCATGCCCCCATCGTCTACCCGATGGCCATCGTCGCAGGGCACGACGACGCCCGGACACGGGAACTGCGCGACTTCCTGATGTCGAAAGCAGCCGCGGAAATTTTCCGCAGCCACGGCTTCACCGTTTTCTGA